Part of the Falco cherrug isolate bFalChe1 chromosome 1, bFalChe1.pri, whole genome shotgun sequence genome, TTCAGACCTGCACCCAGCCTGCCGTCCCCCGCAGGGACACGCTGTAGCATCAGGGGACCCCAAACCCACGGGGACACCCACCTTCCTGGGACTGGCTCTCCACAAGCTGCTCCAAGAGCTGCCGGTTCTGCTCCTCCAGGCAGGCCAGGCGGCTGTGCAGGGCTTGCTCCCGGCGCTCGGcatcccacagcccctgctccgGCTGCGGGGGGACGGGGCAGCCGGGTCGGAGCCGTCCGGGCGGGGGGGGTACGGGGGCAGCCGGGTCGGAGCCGTCCCCGGCGGGGTGGGGACGACAGGGGACCAGGGCAGCCGGGTCGGAGCCGTCCCGGGTCGCGGGGGCGACCGGGGCAGCTAGGTCAGAGCCGTccccggggaggggagcgggacGCCGGGTCGGAGCcgtcccgggggggggggacgacgacgACACCGGGGCAGCCGGGTCGGAGCCATGCCcggtgggggggggcgggccggcCGGGTCGCAGCCGTGCCGGGGACACCTCTAGCGAGGCGCAGCGGGGTCCGTGCCGCCGGCGAGGGGGTCCCGAAggccgccccagcccccccgcgcCGCTCACCTCCGCGTCCTGccgcgcggccgccgccgccgccgcctccccctcGGCGCCCGCCGGGGCCACCAGcgcctccagcagctccagcagccgcACGACGGGCGGCACCAGCCCGGCCACGGCCTCGGGCCCGAAGCGGCCGGCCAGGCGGCGCAGCTCGGCGCCCAGCGCCCCCGCCATGCGGTAGACGTGCGGCGGGGCCAGGCGGCCCGGAGGGGTCCGCCACAGCggctccgctccccgccgcccctccgccatgggcgccccggccccgcacacgccccgccccggccccgcacacgccccgccccggccccgcacacGCCCCGCCCCCGAGGCGGGACAGCGCTCCCGTTCGTACAAAATTTATTGAGtcgctgcgggggggggggggggtacaCGAACCGGGGAGGGGGGTACAAGaacgggggagggggggcgtTGCGGGGGCGAGGAGCCGGGGGACAGCACACACACGCTGTTGAATATCAACAGTACTGAGGGGGCAGGGCTAGGCGTAGAGGTCCTCGCGGTCGGCAGAGTAGAcctccccctcctgcagcagggcgAAGTTGAGGAAGTGCGAGGGGCGATGGACCTCGTGGTAAAACTCCTTGGGGTTGGCGAGCTGCAGCTCGTACTTCATGTTGGGGTCGTGGCGGACACCTGGAAGGGAGAGTCCGTCACCCGCCTGAAAGCCCCTCCCGCCCCTGCCGAAGCCCGCTGCCCTCACAGGGTGATTTTCAGGCAGCCCCGTGCCAGAAAAGAGAGTTCTCTATCCACAAAACCATCACCCTGCAGGTCCCTGCCCCTAGAGATTCACAGAGCAAGGCCCCGCAGTCCTTTCCTGCTCATCACGTGTTCCGCCTGCCTCGCTCTCCCTTTCCTGACCCCTCCTGTTCATCACACAGAGATCTGCAGCTACTCCCACCCAGGAAccccctccctcttccctttcccattaCCATCTCCTCTGCCTGACAGGGATTAAGTTTCAGTGGCAAGAGACCAGACGCTACCAGCCGTCTCTCTCACCCCTCTATCACAGCGTGCTCTTTTGCCACCAAAAAAATCATTGAGAACTGAGAGCCCAGCGCTGGTACCAAGAAAAGGTCGGCCCACAACGCTGGTATCGCTGCCAGCTGCCCCGAGGAAGGTCCAGCTTCGGAACGGGTAAGGAACGCTTCCCTGAGAAGCgatttccttctcctcccaaGCTATTCACATTGCCCCCCCTTCCCGTCCCTCGGCCGGGGCAGCTCACCCATGAAGTTGTAGTTCCAGGACCCCTGCGCTGGGACCATGAAGAAGCCGAGGAAGCGATCCGACAGCAGCATCTGCACCCTCTCGTAATGGGACGGCAGGTAGCCCTTGGGGTTGTTCCCTTTGTCCGTGTTCTGCCTGCCCCACTCATAGCCGCTCGGGGTCAGCTTGTAGGCTGTCAGCGTGCAGGAGCCTGGCGTAAAactgaaaggaggaagagaCGGGACAAGTCAGGCTGATCTGGGTGGAGGAGGGAAGCCAGAAAGGAGCAAACACTCCCTTTTCTGCCGAATTTTTAGTCTGAGACCTCAGCGTGTTCCCCAGCACCCACGCACAGAGGAACCAGTGGGGGGGTCCTTCAGAGGGGCGCACGGCAGCCTCCCCGGCTCTCACCTGCAGGTGATGATGATGgtcttctccccatcccaggaGGGGTTGTCAGCCATGACCTTGGCATGGGTAGTGACATCCTGCGGCGAGAGCTGAGGGGACTCGTTGGGCTGGGTGTGAATCCACCCCAGGGGTTCCATTTCCTGACAAAGAGCGTTTTAGAAAGACGTTTAAAACAAGACTGCTTCCAGCAAGACAGAAAGCACAGGGGCCCCCAAAGGCTTCCCCTTCACCTGATCCCAGATCAGGCTGGCTTCAGGCAGAGCCCCCCACGTCCCACATCCAAGCAGATCGAGAGAAGCTGCCCCGCCACCGCAGGTCCCCGTTACTGGAGACGCTGCTCCTCCACCCACACCGGGAGCAACAGCTCAACTCACCTTGAGATATTCCACCCACACCGGGAGCAACAGCTCAACTCACCTTGAGATATTCATGCTGCGGCAGCTGCCCCGGGAGATGCACGGTCTGGTGCGTTCCCCACTGGGGCACCATCACAATGCACCGGATCTCCTTCACTTGGGGGTTATCGGGGGGGCTCACTCCGTACAGGTAACCTGCAATCTAGGAACACAGACACCCACCTTAGAAGCCCAGAAGACACTTCCATGTAACCACGTGAGAGCGGGTGGCCCTGCCCTTAGTGCCTGAGGAGAGTATCTCTTGGCTGGCAGGTTCTCACTAGAGGAGAACACCAGAAGTTTTGTTCAGTTTGAGTTTCCCCCCCCAAGTCTGAGCTACAAGGAGCCATCAGGACCCTGCGAGAACTTGTGCACTCAACCGTACTGCCAACATCTGCCTCATACTGCCAACATCTGCCTCGAGCACAGAGGGCTTcacacagacagcagcaagTTCCCAGCCCTTCACCTAGTCCCTGACCGCCCAGGACTGGTGTGCACCCCTGCAGCACGAGTACAACTGTGATAATCTTGTTGCACACTCACCTGGGCCCGCAGATCGGAGATGCAGATGAATTTTTTCAACACGTTCTTGGGAAGGATATACGTGTAGCCCGTTTCCTTTATATCGTCTGACGAAACATAAATGTGGTTTGTTCGCAGGTGGAGGTTGGCAGCAGAAATTGCTCTGTGAAGAGGAGACGATTATTAGAGGGTGCACAGATTCCTTCCTGAGCACTCTGACCTGTTCCACCCCCCACAGCCCTACCTGACTCGCCACTCAGTCTTGGAGGAGAAAGTCTGGGTTTCGTAGTTGCTGGTTGTAGAGGTGATGATTTCATCCCCGTGTTTGTTAACGGTGCGGGTCTGTGTGGCTGTCAGTTGTGACTGCTCCTTGGTTTGCTTCTCAATTTCTGCGatctgctgtctctgctgagAGGGGGCAGAGATCTCCATGCCCAGGATAATGTCTCGGATCTCTGACTGTGTCAGGGATGCAACGTTCacactgaaagagaaacaaCCACCCAAGTCAggcatttcaaaatatattctgGACTCTTCTCACCAAGGCATAAGCCCAGAACCTCCACTTAAGGCactatgaaaaatgaaactacaAAGTTTTAGACCAAAGGAGGGGCCAAATCACAAGATGCACAGATCAGAAAAAGGTTTGGTGCAGACATTTTTATCTGCCTTACTAAAAGCAATGAACAACCAGTTTCCCCATGGAGCTGACAGTTCACTGCCAAAGACCCTTGAAAGTCTTCTGCTCTCCACAAGGAGCACTCAGCCACAGTCTgtggagcaggagggaaaggctgACAGGATTATTGCAGCTGGACAGTGGCTTACTTGTTCTTCTTGCCATAGTCAGCAAGGATGAGATCCTTCAGCTGCACCTCCACCTTGATCCACTCCTCATCTGTCAGGGTTGGCCAGATGTGGTGAGGCTCCGTTATGGTTGTCTTATCTGGTTTCAGAATAACTTTGGCTCGATCGTTATTCACATGTAGTGCCCGGAGAATCAGAATCAGACGAGAGAATGccttggagaagaaaacaagatgcaGTTCATCAGAAAGAAGGGAACCAAATACACAAGGCCCTAGTACAGCTCTCTTCTGCTTGAGCACACGGACACGGCACGGGAGGCACCAGTGCAATCAATTGGAAGGCAAATCCAGGCAGACTCAGAGCCAAGTGCTCCCAAGCAACAAATTGCGAGGGATCTCAGAGGCCTTGGCTCCTGCCTCATCTGTCAGTGGCAAAGCAACATGCAGACTAGGCATGCTGTGCTTACCGTGTAGGAAGAGATGGTTTTCAGCCAGTCATCGTAGAGATTGAAGAGAACCATCTGAGGCTCGGTAGCCTTCAGGATGAGATCACCAAACTTTTCCACTTTCAGACAGGCCTGGAAGGGCAGCTGCAACTCTGACCCTTTGATCACGATATTGGGGAAATCCAGCAAGTGCACCTGAGTTTATCAAGAAGAGGGATTAGCTCACAACTACTGCAGAACATTGGTCCAGATCAAGTCCTCCGCAGGAACACAGAACTGTCCTGTGATCTCCCAAAGATTTTCTACGTTCTCGCAGAGCAGTATCTGCATTGTTACCTCAAGTGGGTCCAACATGCCCTTCCGCGTCACTATGATCTGCTTAGGCTGCTCCTCCACAGGGAGCGATCGAATCAAGGCAGCCACTTCTTCAGCTGTCTTCCACTTGGCCAGctacagaaacacagcagggTTAGAGAAATATCTCTTTGCTAACAGCAGTGTCTCCACACTTTCAGGAACTAGAGAGACTCAAACCAAATTCTAAAAATACGACTGGAATTTATGGCTTGTTCCAGATCAGTGACAAGGCCCAGCATTTCCTTCTTACTGATCACAGAGGGCAGTTTCTGTTCCTGGAGTTCAGTTACTCCTGACTGgctcagaaaaaacagctgGCTACACCACCTCCCTGGCTTTGCCACCTGAGAGTCTTCTCACCACCCTGGATGTACGGCCAAGTGCAACGCGATTTGCTGTAACAGTGAGCACAGCACTGTTTCTCAAGCCCTGCGTGATGACGCAGGCACTTTACACCTCAGAGCCTCAAAAACCTGGCAGTAGCAATGCCcgtgttcttttccttttgcatccCATACTAATGCTTGCCTGAGCACAGGTGACTCACTGGACCCTGGAGCTCCAAACCTGTTAAGAGGGAGGAAGATGGAAGACCTGCATAATGGCACTCAGAGGCACGCTTtagcggtggacttggcagtgctgggttaatggctggactctctgatcttaagggtctttcccaacctaaatgattctacgattctatgataTTTTCTGTGTGAGTGCCCCAAGCAGTCAGAGCCCATCCCCAGCTTGCAGCCCAAagcacagcaggcagccaggcCCTACCTGTCCTAGACGCTTCTGCCCTGCCCACACAGACGTGTGAATGATCTTCAGGAAGAGCTGCCCAGTTCTGGGATTGAAGATGAAAATGGCTCCATTGATGGGTTTCGTGGTCAAATTCCCTTCAAAAGTctgagaaaacaagcaaaagtgAAAAGTACAGGAGATAAATGTAGCCTATCCACACCTTTACACAAGAGCCGACTCACTGTGTGCTCTGAGCAGGAACTGTACGGGAAATCtaagagctgctctgtgcacaCTGCAAACACGTGGGTGCACGTTGacccctcatcatcttcatgcACGCCTGCACAACCCCTGAGCACACGACACCTACAGTTCCTGTCCCTTCCTCCCGAGACACAACTCTGGCCTCACCTTGTGAATGGTCACCCTGTACACATTGGTGTCATCCACAAACCAGATGATCTGGTTAGAGAAGAGCTCTCCATAGTTCTGGGAGGAAAGGTATGGCTCTGTGGGCTCAGATGAGTACAGCTGCAACCCCTTGCGGATTCGTTCTCTCAACACATACAGCGCAGGATTCGCTTTCATAATTTTGGCCATAGCCTGCTGGATCAGAGGTTTGCTCCCCGGGAACCAGTTCCCATaagcactgaagaagaaaacaaatggaagacCAAGTTGTTGCCATCATCTCCGAGATGAAGAGACAACAGCCGCACACAAGtcttcccaggcagcagccaggcaccctTTCTGCCTGCTGACTACTACTGTACGATTTCATCTTGCCATGTCCCTGGGAGctgttcagctgcagcttttccctATGCCACCTCTCCGTGGGAAGCCACAGCACACACCTGCTGCAGTCCCGGGAAAGCTGTGCTTTCTCTAACAAGCACACTGGAGCGAGGTCTGCTCGCTGGCACTTTACATTTCCAGCAAAGAACAGCTGTCTCCACTCGTAGCAGGCCTTGAAAAAAAGAGCTGTCCTTCAGCTCCAAGAACAGTCTGACAGAAATCTcttatgaaaacaaatgatCGGTGAGCTGGGAGAACTGGACGGTTATTACTGTATGAGCAGGAGAGGGCAACTTGAAAGGACTGCCTAGTTGCCTTATCCCATTCCCCGCATACCCCCGgcttctgccttctcccctcGTCCTCCTGGCTACAATACAGCCCAGTTTGGAGACGCGCTAAGGCACAGCCACAACTACCAATTACAGATACAACACAGAAGCTGCAGCTCTCACCTGTGCAAGTTATAGGCCAGATCGATGGCAATGAGCACACCGGTAGGAGATGGATAGATACTCATGTTGTCTGTAGTGTAGTCCAGGAACTTGGCTCTTGCGTAGCGCTCGATATCATGGGAATCGTAATCTCCCCAGCGCAGCTGGATATCTATCCAGTACTTCTGAGTGGTGGTGCTGTCCATCACATCTCTAAGGAGAAAGCAAGCCAGAGCAATTTAATCTCGCACAAAACTCCTGCAGTTGCTACATGTCTTTGACAGAGTAACTGCCACCAAGCACGAACACTGAAACCGGCTACTACCCACACACCACCCTGCAAAGGGACTCCACTGCTGCTCTCAGATATCAACGGAATGCAGAAGCTCCTAAGAGAAACCCTCAGCCAACGATGAAGCAGCACAGTTACTCCTCTACTACATAGTCACGAGGGTCATCTCCCCCGGGAACCGCCTGGTGAGGATTCAAACTGAACATAGCACAGGTACAGAGAGTGTCTGATTCACTCCAGGTTCTGGCCCCCagacagcacagctctgtgggGTTTCCTGAAGAATgcttcagagctgctgagctctgGCTCAGGGGAAATGTCAAGTAGGGGAGAGAACAGGAGCAGAGAGTCTTCATGTTTTGCAGGAGGCTGCACTAGGTGGTGCTGCAACCATCTGCCCAAACGAGCCCTGCACTTTGCCAGGCATGACTCTGTCCTCCTGCGTCCCCAGAGAAAACCAGCTCGAGGTGCCCGAGAGATACGGGCTCTGGCTCAGGACAACAGGCTccgcagctctgctctgcagcaaagtcaaggagagggaaaaggaaaacactcaCTTGGAATCAGCAAGCAGTGATGGACGCGACACATTCCACTTATAGGAAGCAAAGAGAAGGATATCTGCACATGAGGAATTCATCTTGTATGACTTCCTGGGATGGATTGTCTCTTTCTGCACTGTCTCAATCTCCAGAGCATCCAGCTCTTGATCAAATACCTGGGGAAAAGGCAGCCAGAGATGAGTTGTGTTCAAGCAACCTCGCTAAAGCATCTGTCCTCAACACAGAGTTAAAACAGGCACCCAGGAAAATGCCATTTCCTCCGCTTCTCTGTCCAACCGCAGAAGAAGGATTACCCTGCTACAACCCCAGGCCaacctctgctgccagcaggaggctgctggtACACAAGAAGCGTGCATGCACTGCACAGAACCAAACCAAGTGAGCACACCACTCACCTGACACAAATCCATTACAATGCTCTCATGGATCTTCTGCCACAAGTGAGCTCGGAAAATCTGAATGAGAGAAATCTTCAGCGTGGGGATCTTGCCGTGCATAAATATGCCTGTCAAATCCAGCTGCACCTGAAACCCAACATATacctgcaaaggaaaagcagctgtgagAACATGCAACAGCACAACTGATGAAgtttagaaaacagaacaacTGTTAAGGAGGTTTAGTTCATCTGCAAGAGATGTTCTGAAGAATTAGATCAATTAACTGCTCTCATTTCAATGGAAGCTCCTACAAGTACAAACTCCAGGTACTTACGTTGGCTCTGTTAATAGTAGGAGACCACCACAGGGTGAATCTTCTGTTTGGAATTTGGTTCAAACCCGATCTCTGGGCATTTGTCAGCTTTTTCCACTTCATGGACTCCTCAAAGCCACTGGCCTTCTCCCTAGAAGGGGCAGACAATTGCTTAAGGCATCCCTCGTCTCCGCTGACTGCCATGAGCCACATGTAATACAGGCAGGGAATACACACACCGGGAGCAGGGAAGATGATTTCATGCAAAGAAGTTTCCATGGATTTGCACGCTCAGGTTCAATTATACCCAGTCCCAGGTGCCCTCACAACTGAACTCTACAGTGTGCTCAAGTGATGACAAAAGTGGAAGAGGCTCAACAGAATCAGTACAGCTTGAGCCGAGGACTCCTCCTGGTGCACCACTAAGCTCCAGTTTGCAAGGCAAGGCCACATCAACGTTTCTCTTACCAGAAGAGACCCTCCCACGTGGGGAAGTAAGTGCCCTTGAAGAGAGTGTGCTCCAGGATTCCTTCCACTCCACCAAGTGCCTGGATCATATCTGTGCGGTAGTTGTTCAGATTCCAGAGCTTGCCATCATGGCGCTGGTGTGTCCACCAGAACGGGTTCTGTTTCAGGACCTGGAGACAACAGCGCACTGGTGAGCTGCTTCGTATTCAGATCATTTAACCAACTGCACTAGTTGTAGGAACCAAGATTACGATGACAATAACGTCAAAAGCCTCACGCCCTCAGTCCTGGAGGACACAGCTCATCTACAGTACAAGTCGGTCAGTACTAATATGCAATTCAGACTGGGTAGGCTCTAAGATGAAGTTTTTATCTTTCAGGGACTGGCCTTCTACAGAGCTGCCACTGGAGactttaaataataaatgtttccaCTGTTATTAAAAAGATTTTGGAATGTTTGTTTTGggacctttttttcccccctttccaAAACTGACTTCTTAACACTCAGTTGCACTACGTGGGGTGCTCCCCAAGACACTGCCATCGATCCAAACACTTCAAAAGTGGCTAGCTACAGATTTTGGGAGCACATGGTTCTCAACAGCTTCTACCAGTCCCAACACATGGCTCTAAGttcttcctgcagcagaaagaCAAGGAAGTGCACCTGCAATAATGCAAGGTGCAAGGACATTGTCTGGAACAGGTATATGAACATCAGACTCAGCCAGAGAAATTCCCGGTCAGTACCTGATACTGTTTGAAGTCAGTCCTGACTCTCCATCCTTTATCATAAGCTAGGGTATGTCGGTCCTTCTGGAAAAGGGTGTTAATACGAGGAATTCCCCTGTCCCATGAGTCCTCCAGATCCTCTAGCGTCAGACgcctgaagaaaaagaaatccccaCACTTTGTTACCTCTCAATTCTGCAGCAATccattaattattatttcaggtGATGAGATCACAGAATAGACCTGGGGGCTCTGGCAGGAGATGTTCTAAAACGCCAAGCACTCAAGAGCTCAGCAAAGTGTCTATAGCCATCACTACGAACACACTTATGtcaaacagctgaaagaaaaagcttgcCCTTGTAAGTGTGCACAACTAACTGCAAAAGGGTCTGATGTCAGCTTTTCCTGTCACCACCTGCCATACCACCTCCCTCAAACAGTGCCACGGGTGCACTTTCAGCCTGCAGAGTCCACACCTTCTCTAGAGGCAAGAGTGCAGCTTTGCAGGCAGCCTGAAGCACGTATCACAGGGCCAGCAAGGTCTCCAGCATCCTGAGACAGTGCAAGCCTTCACACCACTGCCTGTCCTCACACACAGGTGTGACTGCACACAGCAACATACCTGTTCTGGGCTATAGCCTCCTGTCGCTTAAGGGCATACTCTGCCCAGACTCGCTGAGAGTCAATGAATTCGCTTTCCCATGGCTGGATGTAACGATACAAATTTGGGATGAGCTGGTCCTCCTCGTGACTCATTCCTGAGCGGAAGTGAGTGATGCCAACATCTGTCTGCTTGGACCACCTGCAGCAAAGAGGCACAAGAGTAAGGTAGGAGCGACAGCACTTCACAGGTCACGCTGCCGTGACCTATTGTAAAGGCAACAGATCTCTGTAACACAGCATGGTTTAGCATTCTCAGGTATTTTCATGGGAAAGCACATCTAACTGAACACTGAATCCACGCAGGCATTAAAGCAGCAAAACTCACCTCAGGTCAGACTGTGGAATGAGAACATGGCCCATGGAAAGCatgcccagcccccccagctcttTTGGGGTATAAAACACCACTGGTGGGAAACGGCTGGGCATTTTGGAATTCAGACCGATTTTGATGCGAGTCTGGATTTTATTCTCACACTTCACCAGCAAATCAAGCAACTCCTGAGTATTTACAACAGCTTCCCGGAAATAGGTCATCAGGCCAATCAGAGCTGTATTCCATTTATTGACAATCtacaaaggaaagcagaggatCAGCTCTCAGCCCATTCTCCAGGCATGTCACACATCTCTGTCACACATCTTCCTCCCACCTTACCTTAGTGAAGGTTGTGGAGCCAGATGCCATGAGGATCTGCCTCACTCTGTTGTGAAATCTCTGCATAGACTCATCATCCACACGCAGAAAGCACTGAGCTGTGCGCTCCTTGGTGACCTACAAGAGCCCAGGCCCATCAGTTCCTTCCTGGGAGCCCCCTCTCCAGTACAGAAAGACAAGCTCTTGCCATCAGGCCTTTATACAACACGGGGAGAGAAGCGGCTGAACAGCACCTCTACAGCTTCAGGGCCCCCATCATTCCCAGACAAGaattccccatccctcccaggAAGGAGAGCTCATACTGAGCTCATTTTAGCTCCACCTGCTAGCAGTGCCAGTTACACAGCTGGTAAACGCGTGGTTAGCCCCCACCCAGGCAGTTGTAAGCCCTGCTTCGATGCCAGGTACAGCAGGGACTGCTCTCCCACCCTGCCAAACCCTCACCCTACCTCATTCTGCAAGTTCCAGACGCCATCCTTGTGGGTGAACTCCTCATAGCTGGTGCGGCACTTGGGCAAGATGCGGCATTCAAACCCACACATGTTAAACAGCAAATTGGGGTTATCCTTGCTGTAAACGGATACGAAGCTATTCTCCCACTGCACTGTGGTGACCGATCGAGGCAAACGATTCTTGATATCCCAGAAAACAGCACGACCACTGAAAAAGATGTGCACAGCGACAGACTGTTTGTTACTGAAGCAAAATAGCAACCGGGCAACTTCCCAATGCCATCCCAGCACTACAGTCTCTCACACCCATCACTCACTGTCAGAATTACAGCACTGACCCCTCACCTCTTCCTACTTTTCTCCCCAAGCACCTGCCTATCAGTCTCCAACAGTGATTATGACTAATTTTTCCACCCTCCCACCACTTGTTTtttccaggctgcagcacaTACAGGTTCACATCATGTTTCATGAGGCGCATCCGAGCATCCCGGGGCCAGCACTTCTTGTTGTTGTAACCTACAATGTTCTCATTGTTGGGATCTGGATGCTCTGTCAGGTACCGCTGAATCAAGTCTCTTGCCTCATCTGCTGTAAACCTGGAAATGCACAGAAGAGGATCTGGAGTTACATAACCAGCTTTTCAGAACACCAGTCTGCCCAGACAGATAAGGACTTGCTGATGGATAGCTGTTTGCCATAGCACGTTTGAAGGTACCTATCCAATTTCCATATCCTCCCTCCAAAGGGGCTTTGGTTTCATTAGCACAGAGCAAACCATGA contains:
- the PRPF8 gene encoding pre-mRNA-processing-splicing factor 8 yields the protein MAAVFPYRGGCAPVPTPLAPLPDYMSEEKLQEKARKWQQLQAKRYAEKRKFGFVDAQKEDMPPEHVRKIIRDHGDMTNRKFRHDKRVYLGALKYMPHAVLKLLENMPMPWEQIRDVPVLYHITGAISFVNEIPWVIEPVYIAQWGSMWIMMRREKRDRRHFKRMRFPPFDDEEPPLDYADNILDVEPLEAIQLELDPEEDAPVLDWFYDHQPLKDNRKYVNGSTYQRWQFTLPMMSTLYRLANQLLTDLVDDNYFYLFDLKAFFTSKALNMAIPGGPKFEPLVRDINLQDEDWNEFNDINKIIIRQPIRTEYKIAFPYLYNNLPHHVHLTWYHTPNVVFIKTEDPDLPAFYFDPLINPISHRHSVKSQEPLPDDDEEFELPEFVEPFLKDTPLYTDNTANGIALLWAPRPFNLRSGRTRRALDIPLVKNWYREHCPAGQPVKVRVSYQKLLKYYVLNALKHRPPKAQKKRYLFRSFKATKFFQSTKLDWVEVGLQVCRQGYNMLNLLIHRKNLNYLHLDYNFNLKPVKTLTTKERKKSRFGNAFHLCREVLRLTKLVVDSHVQYRLGNVDAFQLADGLQYIFAHVGQLTGMYRYKYKLMRQIRMCKDLKHLIYYRFNTGPVGKGPGCGFWAPGWRVWLFFMRGITPLLERWLGNLLARQFEGRHSKGVAKTVTKQRVESHFDLELRAAVMHDILDMMPEGIKQNKARTILQHLSEAWRCWKANIPWKVPGLPTPIENMILRYVKAKADWWTNTAHYNRERIRRGATVDKTVCKKNLGRLTRLYLKAEQERQHNYLKDGPYITAEEAVAVYTTTVHWLESRRFSPIPFPPLSYKHDTKLLILALERLKEAYSVKSRLNQSQREELGLIEQAYDNPHEALSRIKRHLLTQRAFKEVGIEFMDLYSHLVPVYDVEPLEKITDAYLDQYLWYEADKRRLFPPWIKPADTEPPPLLVYKWCQGINNLQDVWETSEGECNVMLESRFEKMYEKIDLTLLNRLLRLIVDHNIADYMTAKNNVVINYKDMNHTNSYGIIRGLQFASFIVQYYGLVMDLLVLGLHRASEMAGPPQMPNDFLSFQDIATEVAHPIRLFCRYIDRIHIFFRFTADEARDLIQRYLTEHPDPNNENIVGYNNKKCWPRDARMRLMKHDVNLGRAVFWDIKNRLPRSVTTVQWENSFVSVYSKDNPNLLFNMCGFECRILPKCRTSYEEFTHKDGVWNLQNEVTKERTAQCFLRVDDESMQRFHNRVRQILMASGSTTFTKIVNKWNTALIGLMTYFREAVVNTQELLDLLVKCENKIQTRIKIGLNSKMPSRFPPVVFYTPKELGGLGMLSMGHVLIPQSDLRWSKQTDVGITHFRSGMSHEEDQLIPNLYRYIQPWESEFIDSQRVWAEYALKRQEAIAQNRRLTLEDLEDSWDRGIPRINTLFQKDRHTLAYDKGWRVRTDFKQYQVLKQNPFWWTHQRHDGKLWNLNNYRTDMIQALGGVEGILEHTLFKGTYFPTWEGLFWEKASGFEESMKWKKLTNAQRSGLNQIPNRRFTLWWSPTINRANVYVGFQVQLDLTGIFMHGKIPTLKISLIQIFRAHLWQKIHESIVMDLCQVFDQELDALEIETVQKETIHPRKSYKMNSSCADILLFASYKWNVSRPSLLADSKDVMDSTTTQKYWIDIQLRWGDYDSHDIERYARAKFLDYTTDNMSIYPSPTGVLIAIDLAYNLHSAYGNWFPGSKPLIQQAMAKIMKANPALYVLRERIRKGLQLYSSEPTEPYLSSQNYGELFSNQIIWFVDDTNVYRVTIHKTFEGNLTTKPINGAIFIFNPRTGQLFLKIIHTSVWAGQKRLGQLAKWKTAEEVAALIRSLPVEEQPKQIIVTRKGMLDPLEVHLLDFPNIVIKGSELQLPFQACLKVEKFGDLILKATEPQMVLFNLYDDWLKTISSYTAFSRLILILRALHVNNDRAKVILKPDKTTITEPHHIWPTLTDEEWIKVEVQLKDLILADYGKKNNVNVASLTQSEIRDIILGMEISAPSQQRQQIAEIEKQTKEQSQLTATQTRTVNKHGDEIITSTTSNYETQTFSSKTEWRVRAISAANLHLRTNHIYVSSDDIKETGYTYILPKNVLKKFICISDLRAQIAGYLYGVSPPDNPQVKEIRCIVMVPQWGTHQTVHLPGQLPQHEYLKEMEPLGWIHTQPNESPQLSPQDVTTHAKVMADNPSWDGEKTIIITCSFTPGSCTLTAYKLTPSGYEWGRQNTDKGNNPKGYLPSHYERVQMLLSDRFLGFFMVPAQGSWNYNFMGVRHDPNMKYELQLANPKEFYHEVHRPSHFLNFALLQEGEVYSADREDLYA